One Nostocoides sp. HKS02 genomic window carries:
- a CDS encoding DNA-3-methyladenine glycosylase I, with amino-acid sequence MSGLVVGPDGVTRCAWAGSTPDYLVYHDTEWGVPVHGEQALYERLTLEAFQSGLSWLTILRKRDAFRAAFAGFDPEAVAAFDDADRQRLLADAGIVRNRLKIDAAIRNAAAVVALREVGGLEALMWSHAPADHRPPASVEDLRATSPESVALAKALKRAGFVFVGPTTMYAAMQACGLVDDHLAGCYRAGGRG; translated from the coding sequence GTGAGCGGCCTGGTCGTCGGCCCCGACGGCGTGACCCGCTGCGCCTGGGCGGGGAGCACGCCCGACTACCTCGTCTACCACGACACCGAGTGGGGGGTGCCCGTCCACGGCGAACAGGCCCTCTACGAGCGGCTCACCCTCGAGGCGTTCCAGTCCGGGTTGTCCTGGCTGACGATCCTGCGCAAGCGGGACGCGTTCCGGGCGGCGTTCGCAGGGTTCGACCCCGAGGCTGTCGCCGCCTTCGACGACGCGGACCGACAGCGGCTCCTGGCCGACGCGGGCATCGTCCGCAACCGCCTCAAGATCGACGCCGCCATCCGCAACGCGGCCGCCGTCGTGGCGCTGCGCGAGGTCGGCGGCCTCGAGGCGCTGATGTGGTCGCACGCCCCGGCTGACCACCGGCCTCCGGCGAGCGTGGAGGACCTGCGGGCCACCTCGCCCGAGTCGGTGGCGCTCGCCAAGGCGCTCAAGCGCGCCGGGTTCGTCTTCGTCGGCCCCACGACGATGTATGCCGCGATGCAGGCCTGCGGGTTGGTCGACGACCACCTGGCCGGGTGCTATCGCGCGGGCGGTCGCGGTTGA
- a CDS encoding SRPBCC family protein, translated as MGALHLTRETSAPPAVVWDVLTDFAAYGQWIPLTHMRVDTGRPHVGWGFAGFSGLGRVGFWDPMLVTAWAPPVGGHGRFRVVKTGWVLGGWADVSVAPRDGGGTRLDWAEDAVVRPLPFRRSLAPLLDPALDRASRWLYGRAIDAMLAEALRRTESAS; from the coding sequence ATGGGCGCACTGCACCTCACGCGGGAGACGTCCGCGCCACCAGCCGTGGTGTGGGACGTCCTCACCGACTTCGCGGCATACGGCCAGTGGATCCCGCTGACCCACATGCGCGTCGACACCGGACGGCCCCATGTGGGTTGGGGCTTCGCGGGCTTCAGCGGACTGGGGCGGGTCGGGTTCTGGGACCCCATGCTCGTCACCGCATGGGCACCCCCGGTCGGCGGCCACGGCCGGTTCCGCGTGGTGAAGACCGGGTGGGTGCTCGGTGGCTGGGCCGACGTCAGTGTCGCACCTCGCGACGGTGGGGGCACCCGGCTGGACTGGGCCGAGGACGCCGTGGTCCGGCCGCTGCCGTTCCGGCGAAGCCTCGCCCCCCTGCTCGATCCCGCGCTCGACCGGGCCAGCCGCTGGCTCTACGGTCGTGCCATCGACGCCATGCTCGCCGAAGCCCTGCGCCGCACCGAGTCCGCCTCGTGA
- a CDS encoding DivIVA domain-containing protein: MIWVLFIAVAVLLLGGFAALITGRIGYDPLAEATTTQRDPGLPEDFHAVDLLGVHFDTALRGYRMDQVDAVLDRLQDRLAELESRPGTAPGAASSDPAR; encoded by the coding sequence GTGATCTGGGTGCTCTTCATCGCCGTGGCGGTCCTCCTGCTCGGGGGCTTTGCCGCGCTCATCACGGGCCGGATCGGGTACGACCCCCTGGCCGAGGCAACGACCACCCAGCGCGACCCCGGACTGCCCGAGGACTTCCACGCGGTGGACCTGCTCGGCGTGCACTTCGACACCGCCCTGCGGGGGTACCGCATGGACCAGGTGGATGCCGTCCTCGACCGCCTGCAGGACCGCCTCGCCGAGCTCGAGAGTCGCCCGGGCACCGCCCCCGGAGCGGCATCGTCCGACCCCGCCCGCTGA